A single Struthio camelus isolate bStrCam1 chromosome 6, bStrCam1.hap1, whole genome shotgun sequence DNA region contains:
- the LOC104153711 gene encoding C-X-C chemokine receptor type 2-like translates to METISFNGDLSDIFLLYNYTYDYSTALPDTAISSSPCRPDSSVLNKYLVVVIYCLVFLLSVVGNGLVVLVVTSSHTNRSVTDIYLLNLAVADLLFALSLPLWAAYRAHEWVFGTVMCKAISVLQEANFYSGILLLACISVDRYLAIVYATRAATEKRHWVKFVCMGIWIFSILLSLPVLLFREAFPSPSNGTVCYERIGGEDTAKWRVVLRVLPQTFGFAVPLLVMLFCYGVTVHTLLQTKNAQKQRAMKVILAVVLVFLICWLPYNITLVSDTLMRTRAIAETCERRNSIDTALSVTQVLGFAHSCINPIIYAFIGQKFRNSFLKILAQRGLISKDAVARYGRSSFASSSANTSTTL, encoded by the coding sequence ATGGAGACAATTTCCTTCAACGGGGATCTCTCTGATATCTTCTTACTTTACAACTACACCTATGACTACAGCACTGCCTTGCCTGACACTGCTATCTCCTCCTCCCCATGCCGACCTGATAGCTCTGTCCTCAATAAGTACCTAGTCGTGGTGATCTACTGCCTCGTCTTCCTCCTCAGTGTGGTGGGGAATGGGCTGGTGGTGTTAGTGGTGACCTCCAGCCATACAAACCGCTCCGTCACTGACATCTACCTGCTCAACCTGGCTGTGGCGGACCTGCTTTTCGCCCTCAGCCTGCCACTCTGGGCTGCCTACCGGGCCCATGAGTGGGTTTTCGGCACCGTGATGTGCAAGGCCATCTCTGTGCTACAGGAGGCCAACTTCTACAGTGgcatcctgctgctggcctgcatCAGTGTGGACCGCTACCTGGCTATCGTCTATGCTACCCGGGCTGCCACTGAGAAGAGGCACTGGGTTAAGTTTGTCTGCATGGGCATTTGGATCTTCTCcatcctgctctccctgcctgtCCTGCTCTTCCGCGAGGCCTTCCCCTCACCCAGCAATGGCACAGTATGCTATGAGCGCATTGGCGGTGAGGACACGGCCAAGTGGCGGGTGGTGCTGCGGGTCCTCCCGCAGACCTTTGGCTTTGCGGTGCCCCTCCTGGTGATGCTTTTCTGCTACGGCGTCACTGTGCACACCCTCCTCCAGACCAAGAATGCCCAGAAGCAGCGGGCCATGAAGGTCATCCTCGCTGTGGTGCTGGTCTTTCTCATCTGCTGGCTGCCCTACAACATCACCCTGGTGAGCGACACCCTCATGAGGACGCGGGCCATTGCCGAGACGTGCGAGAGGAGGAACAGCATCGACACGGCCCTCTCTGTCACGCAGGTCCTGGGCTTCGCCCACAGCTGCATCAACCCCATCATCTATGCCTTCATCGGGCAGAAGTTTCGCAACAGCTTCCTCAAGATCCTGGCACAGCGCGGCCTCATCAGCAAGGATGCCGTGGCACGCTATGGCCGCAGCTCTTTCGCCTCTTCCTCCGCCAACACCtccaccaccctctga
- the RUFY4 gene encoding RUN and FYVE domain-containing protein 4 codes for MAGDGELNRVIKDLQKTVAELNRSYREKDMPVTDGSRELHSLCAQLEFLLQFDLKEKRNFFGQRKDYWDFLCQGLARCRQEHEGVRFVTSLDKLKTPVGRGRAFLRYCLVHRQLAESLQLCLLDPQSLSEWYYARSPFLSPRGRAEILGSLYELDGVAFHLALRRADLDTAWPMFSETPLRPGPASASSPEKTAPQAGNAAAAAAPQAGGDGEPAASPGRAPTSLPPGPAGGECPEELRRANAALQALAERLRAEVAAREAAAQALEERLAREEQRHREQEEGSAQRAELQAREAEALRETNAFLGGTLARLDARAAELRQRAQRAEEAAAGLQRAGQEQERRGAELAGLCRAQTAALEAAEGRLRALEAERQRHLLEAEGREPQEQAAESAAAAAVTPGSGAEAAGGALEEAQRALALAAEEARGWQEAAQARAARLAEALAEQAALASRLEACEAAAAEQREEQGRLRAALRAAAEERQALEQQASEAAADGARRLAAAREEVAALEEALRRALERAREHGGGELAEAEAEPGPGIAADMVTRLAALATAAREEARQGQQQLQAQRQEVARLEEQLGRARQDGERWASALQRAQREAMEREATRGEEQARQQELIRDMKGRLLELLREKDALWQKTEGIDPQMPSPAPRDMGLCARCHKDFRLLSRRYNCRLCQDKVCHACSVDVGKQGRCCLLCYQQRHQQAT; via the exons ACCGGGAGAAGGACATGCCGGTGACGGACGGGAGCCGCGAGCTGCACAGCCTCTGCGCCCAGCTGGAGTTCCTCCTGCAG TTCGACCTCAAGGAGAAGAGGAACTTCTTTGGGCAGCGGAAAGACTATTGGGATTTCCTGTGCCAGGGCCTGGCGCGCTGCAGGCAGGAACACGAGGGTGTTCGCTTCGTCACCTCGCTGGACAAG CTGAAGACCCccgtgggccggggccgggccttCCTGCGCTACTGCCTGGTGCACCGGCAGCTGGCCGAGtcgctgcagctctgcctcctcgaCCCCCAGAGCCTCAG CGAGTGGTACTACGCCCGCAGCCCCTTCCtgagcccccggggccgggccgagaTCCTGGGCAGCCTGTACGAGCTGGACGGCGTCGCCTTCCACCTGGCGCTGCGCAGGGCTGACCTGGACACCGCCTGGCCCATGTTCTCCGA GacgccgctgcggcccggcccggcatcGGCGAGCAGCCCAGAGAAGACGGCCCCGCAGGCAGgcaatgccgccgccgccgcagcaccccaggccggcggggacggggagccCGCCGCATCCCCCGGGCGCGCGCCCACCTCCCTGCCGCCGGGCCCGGCAGGCGGCGAGTGCCCCGAGGAGCTGCGGCGGGCCAACGCCGCCTTGCAGGCGCTGGCGGAGCGGCTGCGGGCCGAGGTggcggcgcgggaggcggcggctcAGGCGCTGGAGGAGCGGCTGGCGCGGGAGGAGCAGCGGCACcgggagcaggaggaaggcagcGCCCAGCGGGCCGAGCTGCAGGCCCGGGAGGCCGAGGCGCTGCGGGAGACCAACGCTTTCCTTGGCGGGACGCTGGCGCGGCTGGACGCCCGGGCGGCCGAGCTGCGGCAGCGGGCGCAGCGGGCGGAAGAGGCCGCCGCCGGCCTGCAGCGGGCCGGCCAGGAGCAGGAGCGGCGCGGCGCCGAGCTGGCTGGCCTGTGCCGCGCGCAGACCGCGGCCCTGGAGGCGGCGgaggggcggctgcgggcgctgGAGGCCGAGCGGCAGCGGCACCTCTTGGAGGCCGAGGGCCGGGAGCCGCAGGAGCAGGCGGCCgagagcgcggcggccgccgccgtcacgccgggcagcggggccgaggcggccggcGGAGCCCTGGAGGAGGCCCAGCgggcgctggcgctggcggcggaggaggcgcggggctggcaggaggcGGCGCAGGCGCGGGCCGCCCGCCTGGCGGAGGCGCTGGCCGAGCAGGCGGCCCTGGCCTCGCGCCTGGAGGcctgcgaggcggcggcggccgagcagcGGGAGGAGcaggggcggctgcgggcggccctACGGGCAGCGGCGGAGGAGCGCCAGGCCCTGGAGCAGCAGGCCAGCGAGGCGGCGGCGGACGGCGcccggcggctggcggcggcccgGGAGGAGGTGGCCGCCCTGGAGGAGGCGCTGAGGCGGGCGCTGGAGCGGGCCCGGGAGCACGGCGGgggggagctggcagaggccgAGGCAGAGCCGGGCCCCGGCATAGCCGCCGACATGGTGACG CGCCTGGCCGCCCTGGCCACCGCGGCCCGGGAGGAGGCCcggcagggccagcagcagctccaggcccAGCGGCAGGAGGTGGCGCggctggaggagcagctgggcag ggcacggcagGACGGGGAGCGCTGGGCATCAGCCCTGCAGCGGGCACAGCGGGAGGCCATGGAGCGGGAGGCCACACGCGGCGAGGAGCAGGCCCGGCAGCAGGAGCTCATCCGTGACATGAAGGggcggctgctggagctgctgcg GGAGAAGGATGCACTGTGGCAGAAGACAGAGGGTATCGACCCGCAGATGCCCAGCCCAGCACCCCGTGACATGGGGCTGTGCGCCCGCTGCCACAAGGACTTCCGCCTCCTCTCCCGGCGGTACAACTGCAG GTTGTGCCAGGACAAGGTGTGCCATGCGTGCTCTGTGGACGTGGGCAAGCAGGGTCGTTGCTGCCTGCTTTGCTACCAACAAAGGCACCAGCAGGCCACGTGA